The following DNA comes from Streptomyces sp. Ag109_O5-10.
GCTTGCCGGCGGCGCGGGCGGCCTCGCGGCGGCTGTCCAGCTCCTCCTGGGAGCAGTAGCAGTGGTAGGCGTGGCCGGCGTCGAGGAGCTTGGCGGCGACGTCCTTGTAGAGGTCCATCCGCTGCGACTGGCGGTACGGCGCGTGCGGGCCGCCGACCTCGGGGCCCTCGTCCCAGTCGAAGCCCAGCCAGCGCATCGCCTCGAGCAGCTGGGTGTACGACTCCTCGGAGTCACGGGCCGTGTCGGTGTCCTCGATGCGGAAGACCAGCGTGCCCTGGTGGTGCCGGGCGAACGCCCAGTTGAACAAGGCGGTGCGGACCAGGCCCACGTGGGGGTTACCGGTGGGGGACGGACAGAAACGAACGCGAACGGGAGTGCCGGGTGCGCTAGTCACGCTTGACAACCTTGTTGGTGAGAGTGCCGATGCCTTCGATGGTGACGGCGACCTCGTCGCCGACGCTGAGGGGGCCGACCCCTGCCGGGGTGCCGGTGAGGATGACGTCGCCGGGGAGCAGCGTCATGGCCTCGGTGATGTTGACGATCAGGTCCGCGATGGAGTGGATCATCTCGCTCGTACGGCCGAGCTGGCGCTGTTCGCCGTTGACCGTGAGCTGGATCGTCAGGTCGGAGGCGGTGGCGAGGTCCAGGTCCGTCTCCACCCAGGGGCCCAGCGGGCAGGAGGTGTCGAACCCCTTGGCGCGGGCCCACTGCTTCTCGCGCTTCTGTACGTCGCGGGCGGTGACGTCGTTGGCGCAGGTGTAGCCGAGGATCACGTCGGCCACGCGTTCGCGCGGGACCTCGCGGCACATGCGGCCGATGACCACGGCCAGTTCGGCCTCGTGGTGGAGGTCCTGGGAGAAGGACGGGTACTGGATGTCGTCGCCGGGGCCGATCACCGAGGTGGACGGCTTGAAGAAGGCGAAGGGGGCCTCCGGGACCTCGTTGCCCAGCTCCTCCGCGTGCTCCACGTAGTTGCGCCCGTAGGCGACGACCTTGTTGGGGAGCACCGGCGGGAGCAGGCGGACCTTGCTCAGCGGGACCTTCGTACCGGAGAGCTCGAAGTCCGCGAACGGAATGCCCTTGATGATGTCGAGGACGAGTTCGTCCTGCTTGTCGCCCTCGACGGCGCCGAAGGCGACGTTCCCGTCGATGGAGAACCTGGCGATGCGCACGGGATCCTGGCGCCCCTCACTGAACCGGCTGGAGTCTGACGTCCCAGGCTAACGCGGTGAGGGGCGGCCGCCGCGGAATAACCCGGTCACCGGGTGGGTGAGTGATCGGCGGCCGGGTCCCGTACTACTCCGCGACCGAGGTGCCGGCCGGGATCTCCATGAGGATCGTGCGCCGCGGGTTGGCGGTCTGGGAGGGGAGATCGAGGGAGTGCTCGGGCAGCTCGGGGGTCTGCAGTTCCTCGGCGTCCTTGAGGTGGGCGAGGGTGGTGCGCCGGGGGTTGGCTATGTTGCGGAACATCATCGTCGTCTTCACGGTTGTACTGGACCCCGTCATGTGTGGGTTGGCAGAGACTTCCCTCTTGTAAAGCGCCAGGCTAAACATCGAATTCCCGGCCGAAGCCGCGAAGAGACCTTGATCCGCGTGTGAGTTTGCTCACGGACCGAGGGTCAAAGCGGTCATATCCGACTGGCAACTCACCGCAACGAAACGGACATTGGCGAACCGAACCCGTCATTCCGCTCCTGATCATGGCGACTGGGACACGGCCCACGCACCGCCAACTGACAGGGATACGCCCTTTATGTACGCGATCGGCTTCCACATCTCGTAACGTGTCACTCACACGCTGTCACGGAGGTCACAGCTCGGTCCACGGCCCTTGTTGGAGATCCGGCACTGTGCTGGAATTCCACGGAACCGCCGCAGGATCGAGCCGGCGCGCAGGGGGCGCAACGCAGCGCCGAGTGGCGGCGAGACAGGGGGAGCCAGCGCCGGTCACACTCACGACCAACAGGGTGCGTATTCAGGGCGCTCCCCGTTCAACGCCGACACCGTGTCCTTCCGTTCCCGGAAGGGCGCCTGGTCCAGAGGTTGCGACGCTAGTGCAGGGACGTTTCAAGAGGGATGGCAGCGCTTCGGCGGAGCCGGAGGCGCACGGCGGGACCGACCGCGGTTCCTCGCCCCAGCACGCCCAGAACCCGGCCCCGGCCGGCGGCGGTGGTGACGGCGGTGAGCGCTCCGGGCGCCCCGCCGCGTCCGCGTCTTCGGGGTCCTCGGGCCCCCAGCCGGCCGCGGCTCCGACTCCGACGATCAAGCCCGCGCAGGGTCCCAACAACCCGGGCTCGCGCATAGCCCTGCGCAACTGGCGAATCTCCACGCGCCTGGTGTCACTGCTCGCCCTCCCCGTGGTGGCGGCGACGACGCTGGGCGCGGTGCGCATCAACCAGTCGCTCGACGACATCCAGCAGCTCGACAACATGCAGCTGCTGACGGACATGACCACGCAGGCCACCGAGCTGGCGACCGCGCTCCAGACCGAGCGTGACAAGACCGCCGGTCCGCTGGCGCACGGCGGGGCGGTCTCGAGCGTCGCGGTCAAGGGGTACGAGGACCAGACCGACCGCGCCCGCGAGAACTTCCTCAACGCCTCCGAGTCGATCGACACCGCGAGCAAGAACGGTCAGCTGCAGGGCGTCCGCGACAGCCTCGTCGGTCTGGCCGGCCAGCTGGACAACCTGGCGAAGATCCGCAAGGACGCCTATCAGCAGAGGGAGAACTCGACCCAGACGGTCGAGGCCTACCACCGGCTGATCACCCAGCTGATCGACCTCTCCCAGGACATGGCGCAGGCCTCCAGCAACCCGGAGATGATCCAGCGCACCCGCGCCCTGGCGGCGTTCTCCACCGCCAAGGAGTACGCGTCCGTACAGCGCGCCGTCATCGCCGCGGCCCTGCCCGCCAACGGCACCAGCGCCGGCGACCTCTCCGAGAACGACCGCCTGTACGGCGAGTCCGCCCAGGAGAGCGAGACCTCCGAGCTGACGATCTTCCGGAAGATCTACACCGGCAACGCGGCCGACCTGCTCAGCCCGATCGACGGCAACAACCCGACGATCGAGGCCGCCGACACCTACGCCAAGCGCGCGCTCGGCGCCCAGAACGGTCTGAACGAGCTCAGCAAGCGCTCGTACCTCGACTGGGTCGACGACAGCTCGACCAAGATCGACCAGATGAAGAAGATCGAGCACACCCTGCTCGAGGACATGGAGCAGAAGGCGCGCGAGCTGCGAGCCTCCTCCGAGCAGTCGGCGATCATCTCCGGTGCGCTGATCCTGCTCGTCCTCGGTGTGTCGCTGGTCGGCGCCTTCATCGTGGCCCGCTCCATGATCCGCTCGCTGCGCCGCCTCCAGGAGACCGCCACCAAGGTCGCCCAGGACCGCCTGCCCGAGCTGGTCAAGCAGCTCTCCGAGTCCGACCCGCAGGACGTCGACACGTCCGTGGAGTCGGTCGGTGTGCACTCCCGGGACGAGATCGGCCAGGTGGCCGCGGCCTTCGACGACGTGCACCGCGAGGCGGTCCGCCTCGCCGCCGAGCAGGCCCTCCTGCGGGGCAACGTCAACGCGATGTTCACCAACCTCTCGCGCCGCTCCCAGGGCCTCATCCAGCGTCAGCTCTCGCTCATCTCCGAACTGGAGTCCCGCGAGGCCGACCCGGACCAGTTGTCCTCCCTCTTCAAGCTCGACCACCTCGCGACGCGTATGCGCCGTAACGGTGAGAACCTCCTCGTCCTCGCCGGTGAAGAGCCCGGCCGCCGCTGGACCCGCCCGGTCCCGCTGGTGGACGTGCTGCGCGCCGCCGCCTCCGAGGTGGAGCAGTACGAGCGCATCGAACTGGCCGCCGTGCCGACCACCGAAGTGGCCGGCCGCGTGGTCAACGACCTCGTGCACCTGCTCGCCGAGCTGCTCGAGAACGCCACCTCGTTCTCCTCGCCGCAGACCAAGGTCAAGGTCACCGGTCACGCGCTGCCCGACGGGCGGGTGCTGATCGAGATCCACGACACCGGTATCGGCCTCTCCCCCGAGGACCTCGCGGCGATCAACGAGCGGCTCGCCTCGCCGCCCACCGTGGACGTCTCGGTCTCCCGCCGCATGGGCCTCTTCGTGGTCGGTCGTCTGTCGCAGCGGCACGGCATCCGCATCCAGCTGCGCCCGTCCGACTCCGGTGGCACGACCGCGCTGGTCATGCTCCCGGTCGACGTCGCCCAGGGCGGCAAGAAGCCCGCTCCCGGCAAGCCCGGTGTCCCCGCTCAGTCCGGCGGTCCGGCCGCCGCGCAGGCCGCGGCCGGTGCGGCCGCCGCCCGCCGCGGAGGCGGCCAGGGCGGCGGCGGTGGTTCGCTCGGCGCGGGTGCTCCGGCCCCGGCGCTCGGCGGCGGTGCCGGTACGGCCGGCGGACGCGGCGGTGCCCTCGGCGCCGGCGCTCCCTCCGGCGGCGGGCTGCTCGGCGCCGGTGCGGGTCCGCGCGGTCAGGTCGGCGCCGGCCAGGGCCCCCGGGCCGCGCTGCCCGGCGCGGGCCCGAACGGCGGCCGTCCCGGTGCGCAGGGCGGCGGACGCGGCTCGCAGGGCCGGTCGAACGCGGGTGCCGGTGCCTTCGGCAACCAGGACGCGTTCGGCAACCCGCAGGACTCCTTCGGCGGCCAGGACACCTTCGGCAACCGCGCCCCGGTCCCGCCGCAGCGCTCCGCGAACTCCTCCGACCAGGGCCGTCAGCCCCAGCTGCCGCCGCGCGGTGGCCCGCGGGCCGAACTGCCCGGCGCCAACTCGCCGGCGGGCCGGCCCAGCTGGAGCGACGACAACGCCCAGCCGCCGCTGTCCCGTGCCTCGTTGGACACCCCGCGCGGCCACGACGAGCAGGACCCGGCCCACACCGCGCAGATGCCCCGCATCGACGACCGGCAGGACCTCGGTGCCACCTCGCAGATGCCGGCGGTCCCGCAGGCTCCGTCGACCGGCGAGTTCCCGCGCCCGGACTTCAACGCGCCGAACGGCTCGCAGAACACGGGATCGTTCCCGCGGCCGGGCACGACCGGCCCGCAGGACACCGGCTCGTTCCCGCGCCCGAACGTGAACGGCCGGCACGACACCGGGTCGTTCCCCAGTCCCAACGTCAACGGCCAGCACGACACCGGGTCGTTCCCGCGCCCGAACGTCAACGGCCAGCAGGACTCGGGCCAGTTCGTGCGCTCCGACGTCTTCGGCACGCCGGCCGCGCCGCAGAACGGCTCCCGGAACCCGGGGCAGTTCGCCGCTCCGCAGGCCTACGACAACGGCTCCACCGGCCAGTTCGCCACGCCGTCCTACGACGGCAGCTCCACCGGTCAGCACTCCCTGCCCGGCCGGCAGAACGGCTACCCGGGCAACGGCCAGTACGGCAACGGCCAGTACGAGCGTCCGGGGACCGACGGCCGAGGCCTCGACTACGGTGCGCCGCAGCGCCCGCCGGTCCGCCAGGAGCCGGAGGCGCTGCCGCCGGCCACCGGTCCGGGTGACGGTCGTACCCCGCTGTACGACACGCTGGAGACCAACTGGTTCCACGGCGGCCAGCAGGAGCAGCAGCGCCCCCAGAGCAACGGCAACGGCTCGGTTCCGCCGGTCCCGCCGGTGCCCTCCCAGCCGCCGGCCCCCGCGGCCGCGGCCCCCCAGCGTCCCGCCCAGGCAGCCTGGCGCACCTCCCCGAACGACGACCTCGTCCGGCAGGCGGAGCGTGTACGGCAGCCGGCGGCGGGCGGTGTCACCACCTCCGGTCTGCCGCGCCGGGTCCCCCGGGCGAACCTCGTCCCGGGCACGGCGCAGCAGCAACAGCACCAAGCGGGTCCGCAGGTCTCGCGTTCGCCTGACGACGTTCGCGGCCGGCTGACCAATCTCCGTCGGGGTATCGCACAGGGTCGGCAGGCCGGCACCGGCCCGCAGACCGGCACCTTCCCGAGCCCCACTCACCAGCAGGAGCGTTAGTTGAGTCCGATGAGCCAGGCGGCACAGAACCTGAACTGGTTGATCACCAACTTCGTGGACAACACCCCAGGGGTGTCCCACACCGTCGTCGTGTCCGCCGACGGCCTCCTTCTGGCGATGTCCGAAGGCTTCCCACGCGACCGCG
Coding sequences within:
- a CDS encoding fumarylacetoacetate hydrolase family protein — encoded protein: MRIARFSIDGNVAFGAVEGDKQDELVLDIIKGIPFADFELSGTKVPLSKVRLLPPVLPNKVVAYGRNYVEHAEELGNEVPEAPFAFFKPSTSVIGPGDDIQYPSFSQDLHHEAELAVVIGRMCREVPRERVADVILGYTCANDVTARDVQKREKQWARAKGFDTSCPLGPWVETDLDLATASDLTIQLTVNGEQRQLGRTSEMIHSIADLIVNITEAMTLLPGDVILTGTPAGVGPLSVGDEVAVTIEGIGTLTNKVVKRD
- a CDS encoding nitrate- and nitrite sensing domain-containing protein, with protein sequence MQGRFKRDGSASAEPEAHGGTDRGSSPQHAQNPAPAGGGGDGGERSGRPAASASSGSSGPQPAAAPTPTIKPAQGPNNPGSRIALRNWRISTRLVSLLALPVVAATTLGAVRINQSLDDIQQLDNMQLLTDMTTQATELATALQTERDKTAGPLAHGGAVSSVAVKGYEDQTDRARENFLNASESIDTASKNGQLQGVRDSLVGLAGQLDNLAKIRKDAYQQRENSTQTVEAYHRLITQLIDLSQDMAQASSNPEMIQRTRALAAFSTAKEYASVQRAVIAAALPANGTSAGDLSENDRLYGESAQESETSELTIFRKIYTGNAADLLSPIDGNNPTIEAADTYAKRALGAQNGLNELSKRSYLDWVDDSSTKIDQMKKIEHTLLEDMEQKARELRASSEQSAIISGALILLVLGVSLVGAFIVARSMIRSLRRLQETATKVAQDRLPELVKQLSESDPQDVDTSVESVGVHSRDEIGQVAAAFDDVHREAVRLAAEQALLRGNVNAMFTNLSRRSQGLIQRQLSLISELESREADPDQLSSLFKLDHLATRMRRNGENLLVLAGEEPGRRWTRPVPLVDVLRAAASEVEQYERIELAAVPTTEVAGRVVNDLVHLLAELLENATSFSSPQTKVKVTGHALPDGRVLIEIHDTGIGLSPEDLAAINERLASPPTVDVSVSRRMGLFVVGRLSQRHGIRIQLRPSDSGGTTALVMLPVDVAQGGKKPAPGKPGVPAQSGGPAAAQAAAGAAAARRGGGQGGGGGSLGAGAPAPALGGGAGTAGGRGGALGAGAPSGGGLLGAGAGPRGQVGAGQGPRAALPGAGPNGGRPGAQGGGRGSQGRSNAGAGAFGNQDAFGNPQDSFGGQDTFGNRAPVPPQRSANSSDQGRQPQLPPRGGPRAELPGANSPAGRPSWSDDNAQPPLSRASLDTPRGHDEQDPAHTAQMPRIDDRQDLGATSQMPAVPQAPSTGEFPRPDFNAPNGSQNTGSFPRPGTTGPQDTGSFPRPNVNGRHDTGSFPSPNVNGQHDTGSFPRPNVNGQQDSGQFVRSDVFGTPAAPQNGSRNPGQFAAPQAYDNGSTGQFATPSYDGSSTGQHSLPGRQNGYPGNGQYGNGQYERPGTDGRGLDYGAPQRPPVRQEPEALPPATGPGDGRTPLYDTLETNWFHGGQQEQQRPQSNGNGSVPPVPPVPSQPPAPAAAAPQRPAQAAWRTSPNDDLVRQAERVRQPAAGGVTTSGLPRRVPRANLVPGTAQQQQHQAGPQVSRSPDDVRGRLTNLRRGIAQGRQAGTGPQTGTFPSPTHQQER